GGGTCGTTTCCACCGCCGAGGCGATTCGGCGGGAGTTGAGCCATGACGGCTTTCTTTACCGTTACACCGGGGAAGACGGATTGCCCGGGCGGGAAGGGACGTTTCTCCTCTGCACATTCTGGATGATCTCCCACATGATCGCCCAGGGAATGGTGGAAGAAGCGGAAAGGCTTCTTCTCCGCGTCGAAGCCGTGGCCAACCCCGTCGGCCTCTTCGCGGAAGAGTACGATTTCGAATGGAACGAGCCCCTGGGAAACTTCCCGCAAGCCTTTACCCACATAGGCTATATCACCAGCGTGATCGCTCTCTGTCGTGCCAAGGGGAAATCGGTGGAGGTCGACAGGAGGGTGCCCCCGCGCGTTCTCCTCTCCGACAGGATCGTCCTGAATGCCGGCGTGCCTCCCGGGGAAACGGATCCGAAGGAGATCGTCCCCGCCCTGAAGAACGTCATGAATGTCCTCAGGGGGGCTTTTTTCGACACCCGGCTGGGCCGCGTGGCATACGAGGAGATGAGAAGGTCGAAGGCGTACGGAGAGTACGTCCGATTGAGCCGTTCCTTACAGAGGATGGATCTCGCCCTGCTGAAGAGCCGGGAGGAGAAGCTGGCCTTCTGGATCAACCTCTACAACGTGATCGTGATCCACGGGGTCATCGAGATGGGGATCAGGGATTCGGTGAAGGAGGTCCGGAACTTTTTCCGGCGCCTCCGGTACCGGATCGGTGAAATGGATTTCAGCCCTGACGACATGGAACACGGCATATTGCGAGGGAACCGGCGCCCCCCCAACTCTTTATTCCCGTTGTTTCGGGGAAGGGACAGGAGGCTGGGTTTCACGATGGAGACCGTCGATCCGAGGATCCATTTTTCGCTCGTATGCGCCTCGTCCTCCTGTCCCCCGATCGACATCTACCGGGCGGAGAACCTGGACAACGCCCTCGAAATCGCGGGTCGAACCTTCCTGAACTCGGGCGGCATAAAGATCGACAGGGAGAAGAAGAGCGTATCCCTTTCGAGGATCTTCAAATGGTACGCGGCGGACTTCGGGGCCACCACGGCGGAGAGACTGAAGTTCATCGCGCCCCTCCTGTACGATGAAAAGGATCGGGAATTCCTTGAAATGAACCAGGACGGCATGAAGATCGATATCGACTACCAGGAGTACGACTGGAGACTGAACAGAACCTAGTACGGCGTCCCGCAAATACCCTGGCATTCGAGCGCCGCTGGAGGAGTGGACCGCGCGACGTTCGACGGAAAGAAGGAGCGTGCACCACATGATCCGGGCGCTGAAACAACACTGGCCGGAATACCTCATGGAGGCGGGGGAACTCGGCCTGTTCATGCTCTCGGCGGGGCTGTTCGCGACCCTGATGGAATACCCGGGCTCGCCCGTCCGCCAGGCCGTTTCGGACCCTTTTCTTCGCCGAGCCCTGATGGGCGCGGCGATGGGCCTGACGGCGGTGGCCCTCATCTATTCGCCGTGGGGGCAGCAGTCCGGGGCCCACATGAACCCGGCGTTGACCTTCGCCTTCTGGAGGATCGGGAAGGTCGATTCCCGGGATGCGGCGTTTTACACCCTGGCGCAGTTTGCGGGCGGCCTGGCGGGGGTGGAAATTACGGCGGGCGTGCTGGGCGGCCGGTTCGCCATGCCGCCGGTTTCCTACGTGGTGACGGTCCCCGGCGCCGCCGGGGTGACGGCCGCCTTCCTGGCCGAGGCCGCCATCTCTTTCGGGTTGATGCTGATGGTCTTGTACTCCACCAATTCGCCTCGATATTCCCGTTACACGGGGCTTTTCGCGGGTCTGCTCCTCGCCGCTTACGTAACGCTGGAATCCCCGTTCTCGGGAACGGGCCTGAATCCCGCACGCACCTTCGCGTCGGCCCTGCCGAGCGGCATCTGGACGGCCGGGTGGGTCTACTTCACCGCCCCGCCGCTCGGGATGCTGCTGGCGGGCGAGGCGTTCCGGTGGTCGCGCCACCGGGGGAAGTCCGCGTGCGCGAAGCTCAACCATCACACAGCACGGCGTTGCATCTTCCGCTGCGGGTACAAAGAGAGCCATCGGACGGCGGCGACGCATCCCGAGAAACCGGGGACAACAGAGGGAGAAACGGATGACACTTGAGCGATTCGACATCATCATCATCGGCACCGGGGCCGGCGGCGGGACACTGGCGCATCGCCTGGCGCCGTCCGGGAAACGCATCCTCCTGATCGAGCGGGGCGACTACGTGCCGCGGGAAAAAGCCAACTGGAGCCCGCGGGCCGTCAACGTCGAGGGGAGATACCAGGCGAAGGAGGAGTGGAGCGATCCCGACGGCAAGCCGCTCCACCCGCACACCAACTACTGCGTCGGGGGCAACACGAAATTCTACGGCGCGGCGCTCTTCCGCCTGCGCAGGGACGATTTCGGGGAGGTACGCCACTACGGAGGGATTTCCCCGGAATGGCCGATCTCCTACGAGGACCTCGAGCCGTACTACCGGAAAGCGGAGGATCTCTACCAGGTGCACGGCGAGCGTGCCGTGGATCCGACGGACCCGCCGGCGAGTAATCCGTATCCATATCCACCGGTCAGCCACGAGCCGCGAATTCAGCAACTGAGCGATGATTTTGCGCGTCTGGGACTCAAACCGTTCCATGTGCCGCTGGGAATCCGGCTCGATGAGAAGCATCCACGCACGAGCAAGTGCATCCGGTGCGACACGTGCGACGGCTTCCCGTGCCTGGTGGACGCGAAGGCGGATGCGCAGGTCATGTGCGTCGACCCTGCGCTTCAGCACCCCAACATTCGCCTGCTTACGAATGCAACCGTCGAGAGACTGGACACCAGTCCGTCGGGCCGTGAGGTAACAAAGGTCACCGTAAAGCGAAACGGTGAGACGGAAACCTACTCGTCGGACATCGTGGTGGTGTCGTGCGGAGCGATCAACTCGGCGGCCCTGTTGCTGCGTTCCGCCGGCGACAAGCACCCGCGCGGCCTGGCGAACTCCTCGGGCGTGATCGGCCGCCACTACATGGGTCACGTCAACTCGGTGCTGATGGCCTTGTCGAAATGCCCCAACCCGACGGTGTTCCAGAAGACCCTCGCGGTAAACGATTTCTACTTCGGGTCGAAGGAGTGGCCCCACCCGATGGGGCACATCTCCTTCGTCGGGAAGCTCGACGGCGAGACGCTTTCGGCGGGAGCGCCGGCGATCGCTCCTGGATGGACGCTGGACCTGATGGCCCGGCATTCGCTCGATTTCTGGCTGACCTCCGAGGACCTTCCCGACCCGGACAACCGCGTGACGTTGGACCGCGAGGGGAAGGTCGTTCTCCGGTACGCGCCGAACAACGAGGAAGGCCACCGGCGGCTGATCGCACGGTTGAAAGACCTGATGCAGCGGCAGGCGAAATGTCCGGAGCACGGCCACGAGTGCCACCAGGGTCTGTTCGCGGGAAACCTTTACGTCGGGCAGCGGATCCCGCTGGCCGGGGTGGCCCACCAGAACGGAACCGTCCGGTTCGGGCGCGACCCCAAGACCTCGGCGCTCGACGTCCACTGCAAGGCGCACGACCTCGACAACCTGTACGTCGTGGACGGCGGCTTCTTCCCGTCGAGCGCGGCCGTCAACCCGGCGCTCACCATCATGGCCAACGCCCTGCGCGTGGGCGACCATCTGCTGGAGCGGATGAAATGACGGCGGCCATCCCCTGGCATCGGGACGATCTCCCGCACCTGACCGTCCCGCAGATGATCGAGGTCGACCGCGCGATGGTGGAGGATTTCCGGATCGACCTCGTCCGGATGATGGAGAACGCCGGGAGGGCCCTCGCCCACTTGGCCCGCGTCCGGTTTTTCGAGGGCGACCCGAGGGGGAGGAAGGCGATCGTCCTCGCGGGGACGGGCGGCAACGGAGGCGGGGCGCTGGTCTGCGCGCGTCGGCTGCACGCCTGGGGCGCGGACGTCCGGGTCTTCCTGGCCCGGCCCCCCGGGGAATTCACACCGGTGCCGGCGCAGCAACTGGAGATCCTGCGGCGCATGGAGGTACCCTTCGCGGATGGGTCGCCTCCCGCGGGAACGGCCCGCCCGGACCTGGTCGTGGACGGCGTGATCGGCTACAGCCTGAAAGGTTCTCCGGGCGGGACGGCCGCGGGACTGATCCGCTGGGCCAACGGCCAGGACGCCCCGGTCCTGGCCCTGGATGTCCCTTCCGGGTTCGACGCCGCGGCGGG
This is a stretch of genomic DNA from Deltaproteobacteria bacterium CG2_30_66_27. It encodes these proteins:
- a CDS encoding dehydrogenase; this translates as MTLERFDIIIIGTGAGGGTLAHRLAPSGKRILLIERGDYVPREKANWSPRAVNVEGRYQAKEEWSDPDGKPLHPHTNYCVGGNTKFYGAALFRLRRDDFGEVRHYGGISPEWPISYEDLEPYYRKAEDLYQVHGERAVDPTDPPASNPYPYPPVSHEPRIQQLSDDFARLGLKPFHVPLGIRLDEKHPRTSKCIRCDTCDGFPCLVDAKADAQVMCVDPALQHPNIRLLTNATVERLDTSPSGREVTKVTVKRNGETETYSSDIVVVSCGAINSAALLLRSAGDKHPRGLANSSGVIGRHYMGHVNSVLMALSKCPNPTVFQKTLAVNDFYFGSKEWPHPMGHISFVGKLDGETLSAGAPAIAPGWTLDLMARHSLDFWLTSEDLPDPDNRVTLDREGKVVLRYAPNNEEGHRRLIARLKDLMQRQAKCPEHGHECHQGLFAGNLYVGQRIPLAGVAHQNGTVRFGRDPKTSALDVHCKAHDLDNLYVVDGGFFPSSAAVNPALTIMANALRVGDHLLERMK
- a CDS encoding NAD(P)H-hydrate epimerase → MTAAIPWHRDDLPHLTVPQMIEVDRAMVEDFRIDLVRMMENAGRALAHLARVRFFEGDPRGRKAIVLAGTGGNGGGALVCARRLHAWGADVRVFLARPPGEFTPVPAQQLEILRRMEVPFADGSPPAGTARPDLVVDGVIGYSLKGSPGGTAAGLIRWANGQDAPVLALDVPSGFDAAAGVAFEPAVRAAATLTLALPKVGLRAAGADEYVGELYLADIGVPPSLYGGTALGLSVGPLFAESDLLRLR